Part of the Arachis hypogaea cultivar Tifrunner chromosome 6, arahy.Tifrunner.gnm2.J5K5, whole genome shotgun sequence genome, tttctttttttttcaaagataaatgttattttattaatataaaataaaagcgTTTCCATAAGGAAGTACAAAAAAATTGGATATTTCCATTTATCACCAACTGTGACTGAAAGACTAAGAGCTTAAAGAAGAGTAAAGTAAGAGTAAAGAAAATTAGCAGCATCTATCAGGTATGGCTCACGAGTTCACGCACTAAATTGTTGGCTTATTTCACTATCTCTAGTGCCGGGCTTATTACCTTCTCAAAAATATACCGATTCTTCGCTTTCCAAGTGCTCCAACACAGCGCCGCTATGAGGAGGGTCTTTTGTCTACCGTCTAATTGAGCCGCTGCCCAGGATAAGACTCGTTGCCACCAATTGAAAAATGTCTCTTCTTCTCTCATCCATAGGTCAGGGGTTATTAAGCTTAGTCTCCATATTATTGAAGATAGGGGGCATTGGAACaaagcatgagaaattgattcaGCCTTCAACATGCATCTTGGACAAGTGGCAAGAGTGGATGCGAACCGGCTGTGGACTTGTTGCAACACTGGAAGCTTTTCATGAAGACTTTTCCatagaaaaatcttaattttatgtgGTAATTTCAACTCCCAAATGCTATTCCAGACTCTGTTGTGTATGTTCTGGGGCCTCAATGAAGTAGGAGAATGAAAGAATCCATAAGCAATTTTGTATCCTGACCCAACTTCATATATACCAGATTTTGTCCAGCACCAATtaacttcatcctcctcctctgttggtttgattgaaaaattttattgcatatatCAACTGAAAAAATTGACTCAATCAGATTTCTATTACAGCTTCTATCAGGATTTAGTAACGCACTAATGTAATACACTTACAGATCTGGCGGGATTGTGAGTGCATTTTAAGGGACATTAAAGGGACTGGTGGTGGGAGCCAGGGGTCATGGAAAATGCGAACATTAGCGTCAGAGCCTATTTTCCATAACAAGCCTTTCTCGATCACCTTGCGCCCTTCAATAACACTTCTCCAGCCCCACGACGGTACGCTTCCTATCTCTGCATGTAGGAAATCTGTATATCTGAAATAtttagctttgagcattcttgatagAGTAGAATTAGGGTATTTCATTAGACGCCAACATTGTTTTCCCAATAAAGCCAAATTTTGTGCCCTTAGGTCCTTGATCCCCAGCCCGCCATCTTTCTTCGGTCTCGTCATTGTGTCCCATTTAATCCAAACCATTCTTTGTTCTGCGCCTTTTTGTACCCACCAAAATTGTGAGAGCatgctatgaatctcaatcaacagcgtgtccgggagcttgaaacaagagagtgtataaataggaatcgcCTCCCCCACTGCTCTCAATAGTGTGTGCCTACCATCTGATGACAATAGACTTCTTTTCCAACCCATAATCCTCTTCTGAACTTTATCCTTGATAGCTCCAAAggttgctttctttgatttttgaactatagagggCAGTCCCAGGTATTTGTCTTGTACTCTGATATGTTCAATATTTAGTGTCTGAGCAATTGCTAGTCTTGTGTTCTGAGGTGTGTTGTGACTAAAAAAGATAGCTGACTTATTCAGATTGACTTTTTGCCCACTGAAACCCCTCATAATCTCTAGCAATTCTAGAATACTTTGGCTTGTATTAGGTGCGCTCTTGCAAAAAAGGATTGAATCATCAGCAAACAAAAGGTGATTAACTGTTTGGCATCTCCGATTAACTTGAACCCCTTGAATTAATCTGTTTtgctctgccttgtgtagcaagaaggaaagCCCTTCTGCACAAAAAAGAAAGATATATGGAGATAGGGGGTCACCCTGTCGGATGCCCCTATTCGGCCTAAAATAGCCAAAAGGTTGACCTTCCACAACGACAGAGTAAGAAACAGTCGTTACCAATTCCTTAGTCTAGTTAATCCATTTAGCATCAAAGCCCAGCTTATCCATAATATACCATAAGAAATGACATTCGACCCTATCATAAGCCTTGCTCATGTCTAGTTTAATAGCCATCTCATGCTCTGCCccacttctcttatttttcaaatagtgCATACATTCGTGGGCAATTAGGATATTATCTGAAATGAGTCTACCTTTGAGAAACATGCTCTGATTTGGgcttataattttattcataataccttgtaatcGATGCACCAtaactttagaaataattttatacataactgAAGACAAGCTGATCGGTCGTACCTGAGTCATGTCATTGGCATCTGGCAcctttggaatcaaacaaatttgaaTATGATTGAAGCTTTTTAGAATTCTGCCACTGTGAAAGAAACTTCTTACTGCCTTAAAAACGTCACCTCCAACTATAtcccaaaaaaatgaaaaaacttaGCTGTAAACCCGTCATCACCAGGAGCACTCTGAGCGTGAACACTAAATGTAGCTCTTTTGACCTCGTCCATAGTTACTGGCCTTTGGAGCCTACGGTTCATGGAGGCTGTAACCTTTGGCTCAAAATCCTCTAAGTATGGATTCAGATCAGCCGAAcaagaagaagtaaaaatatcgCAAAAGTAGTCTTCAGCTATCTTTGCAATATCCTCCGGTTTCGATGCAATCTCATTGCCCTTCCCCACTAATCTCCAAATTCTGTTCCTTCGCATCCTTGATTGAAATTTCTGGCGAAAGAATCTAGTGTTCTGATATCCTTCTTTTAGCCACTTGACTCTAGATTTTTCTCGCCAATagctctcttctttcaaatatgccAGCTCCAACTTCTTCTCCAAACTGGTAACCTCCTCTCCCCTATTGATTCCAGCCACCCGCAACTCCTCTAGTTTAGCTTGAAGGTCCTCAATTTCTTTTTGAGAGTTTGCTTTGTGAGTTTTCTGCCATTGAACTAGTCTATGTCTACAAACTTTCAACTTTTGGGCCAAGGAGAACATAGCTGAGCCTACAACTTCCATTCTCCACACTTCACTGATAATTCTCTTGACATCCTCTTCTCCACACCAACATTCCTGGTATTTAAACCGCCTTTTACTATGCCAGGATTGATGTTCGGTTTCCATCAAAAGTAGATCATGATCCGAGCCTGACTCTGTGAGCCTGTGCACCACTGCATTCGGAAACTTCAACTTCCATTCCATCCCAACTAAATAGCAGTCAAGCCTCTCCTTCACCAAATCCTCTCCTTGTCTTCGATTTGTCCACGTGAAAGGGTgccctggtgcacgaatttgcaatcacactctttgcaatccgcacaactgaccagcaagtgcactgggtcgtccaagtaataccttacgtgagtaagggtcgatcccacggagattattggtttgaagcaatctatgtttattttattaatcctagtcaggatgccaataagattaattggatttaatgataagaagtcaaagtatttggaataaggaattgttactttattaatggagaatatgttggagttttggagatgctttgtcctctgaatctcaacttttccttgaaatccttttcccacacgcaaggtcccttccatggcaagctctatgtagggtgtcaccgttgtcaatggctacttcccatcctctcagtgaaaacgttcctatgctctatcacagcacggctaatcatctgtcggttctcaatcaggttggaatagaatccattgattcttttgcgtctgtcactaacgcccagccttcaggagtttgaagctcgtcacagtcattcaatcccagaatcctactcaaaataccacagacaaggtttagactttccggattctcatgaatgccgccatcaatccggcttataccacgaagtttctgattaaggaatctaagagatactcattcaatctgatgtagaacggaggtggttgtcaggcacacgttcatggattgaggaaggtgatgagtgtcacggatcatcaccttctccataattaagcgcaaatgaacatcttagataagaacaagcgtgtttgaatggaaaacaaaagtaattggattaattcattgagacgctgcagagctcctcacccctaacaatggagtttagagactcatgccgtcaaagtgcatataattcagatctgaaaatgtcatgaggtacaaaataagtctctaaaagttgtttaaatagaaaactagtaacctaggtttacagaaaatgagtaaactaagataattggtgcataaatccacttctagggcccactaggtgtgtgctggggctgagactaaagctatccacgatctgaggcttttcttggagttgaactccaagttatgacgtgttttgggcgttcaactccggatcatgacgtgtttctggcgtttaactccagacagcagcatgtacttggcgttcaacgccaagttatgtcgtctatcttcgcgcaaagtatggactattatatatttctggaaagccctgaatgtctacttttcaacgccgttaagaacgcgccaattggactcctgtagctccagaaaatccatttcgagtgcagggaggtcaggatccaacaacatcagcagtcctttttcagcctaactcagatttttgctcagctccctcaatttcagccagaaaatacctgaaatcacagaaaaacacacaaactcatagtaaagtccagaaatatgatttttgcctaaaaactaataatattctattaaaaactaattaaaacatgctaaaatctacatgaaattacccccaaaaagcgtataaaatatccgctcatcacaacaccaaacttaaactgttgcttgtcctcaagcaactagataaataaaataggatgaaaagaaattaaggaacaataatatctcagagtttcaagtgaagctcagattctaattagatgagcgggactagtagctttttgcttctgaacagttttagcatctcactttatcctttgaaattcagaatgattggcatccataggaactcagaatttagatagtattattgattctcctagtttagtatgttgattcttgaacacagttacttcatgagtcttggtcgtggccctaagcactttgttttccagtattaccaccagatacataaatgtcacagacacataattgggtgaaccttttcagattgtgactcagctttgctagagtccccaattagaggtgtccagagctcttaagcacactctttttgctttggatcacgactttaatcactcagtctcaagcttttcacttggacctgcatgacacaagcacatggttagggacagcttgatttagccgcttagacccggatttatttccttgggccctcctatccattaatgctcaaagccttggatcctttttacccttgccttttggttttaagggctattggctttttctgcttgctttttctttctctctttttttttcgcaagaaatattttttttatttttttcactgctttttcttgcttcaagaatcaatttcatgatttttcagatcatcaataacatttctcttgttcatcattctttcaagagccaacaattttaacattcataaaattcaatatcaaaattatgcactgttcaagcattcattcagaagacaaaaagtattgccaccacatataaataattagaattttccttattaagaactcgaaaaaattaaattgcctctttattctactaatttactattttattcatgtttgatgatgatgagaaaaataaattataacttaattggaaataaaaccaaaatagatatgctaattactactactcctgtATAACTTCcaaggtaaaatcctataataatactatcacagagttaaagctagaattagaacttaacaacctatattttgggaagtggatgttcctctagtctgtggggtgccttcaagaattaatttctgacgcttcagctcccttaagttcacatccttgctcttcctgttcccttaggtgccatgatcttaatgagttttagctcagtgatcatggcaaatcacaccaaacttagaggtttgcttgtcctcaagcaaaagaaaggaaaggagaagaaTAGAGAgggaggcaatttcgaaatccaaaagatatgatgagttgaaaaagatttgaaaaagatttggattggaaaaagatttgtgtttatgaattaagatatattggACACTTTtgaaaaaagggattttagaaattaggatttttagaaaactaatttgatttgagggatgacaatttgaaacatgtttatgcaagaaatcatgaattgaaacataaaaaattagaaaatttgtaaagaaaaacgaattttacctcctccccaccatcctggcgttaaacgcccaaacgctgcatgttttgggcgtttaacgcccaaatgttgcttctcctgggcgttcaacgcccagctgatgcatctttctggcgttgaacgccaggaagtcctttgtcactgggcgtttttctgaatgcccaagatgctgtcaatctggcgttaaacgcccagaaggtgcttctttctggcgtttaacgcccagaagatgctcctttctggcgtttaacgcccagatggctacccttactggcgttgaacgcccagtgggtgcttcttttgggcgttcaacgcccaaaatgtttcttactggctttttttcgCCAGTGAACTTCCAAATtctcctgtaactctgtgaattcaatcaattgcttttTTTACCTTGAGGATACTctggcatctacctgtaaaatttaatcaattagaaaaaacaaataaaattaaattttgtgaatggctgggttgcctcccagcaagcgcttctttaatgtcattagctggactaccactgagctctaatcaagtctcagttttgagcattcttgctcgaagttactttcaagataatgtttaattctctgtccattaacaatgaactttttgttagagtcattatcctgaagctctacgtatccatatggtgatacacttgtaattacatatggacctctccaccgggattttaatttcccagggaataatttgagcctagaattaaatagcagaactttctgccccggctcaaagactctggatgacagtttcttatcatgccatcttttcgctttctctttgtatatttttgcattctcgaaagcattgagtctaaattcctctagctcatttaactggagcaatcgtttttctccagctaatttggcatcaaggtttaggaatctggttgcccagtaggccttgtgttccagttccactggcaagtgacatgcctttccatacacaagctgatatggagaggtccctataggggtcttgaatgctgttctgtatgcccacagagcatcatccaagctccttgcccaatcccttctacggttaattacagtccgttccaggattcttttgagttctctatttgagacttcagcttgcccattagtctgtggatgatatggaatggccaccctgtggctaactccataacgaaccaaagcagagtaaagctgtttattgcagaaatgagtgcccccatcactgattaatactctaggggtaccaaatctgctgaagatgtgtttctggaggaattttaacactgttttagtgtcattagtgggtgttgcaatagcctccacccatttggatacataatccactgccaccagaatataagtgtttgagtatgatggtgggaaaggtcccatgaagtcaatgccccatacatcaaacaactcaatctccaagatcccttgttgaggcatggcataactgtgaggcagattgccagatctttggcaactgtcacaattaagtacaaacgttcgggaatctttatagagagtaggccagtagaagccacattggaggactcttgtggctgttcgttcacttccaaaatgtcctccatactgtgatccatggcagtgccatagaatcttctgcgcttcttccttaggcacacatctacggattactccgtctgcacatctcttgaagagatatggttcatcccaaagatagtactttacatctgtgatcaatttcttggattgcagcctactgtactctttgggtatgaatctcactgccttgtagtttgcaatatctgcgaaccatggcacttcctggatggcaaagagttgctcatccggaaaggtttcagagatttcagtgagagggagggacgccccttctactggttctattcgagacaggtgatctgctacttggttttctgtcccttttttgtctcttatttctatatcaaactcttgcaggagcaacacccatcttataagtctgggttttgaatcctgctttgtgagtagatatttaagagcagcatgattagtgtacacaatcacttttgatcctattaaataggatctgaatttgtcaatggcgtaaaccactgcaagtagctctttttctgtggttgtgtaattcttctgtgcatcattcagaacacggctggcatagtaaatgacatgcagaagcttgtcatgcctttgtcccaacactgcaccaatggcatggtcactggcatcacacatcaactcaaatggtaatgtccagtctggtgcagagatgattggtgctgtaaccaatttagctttcagagtctcaaatgcctgcagacactctttatcaaagataaatggcgtgtcagcagctagcaggttgctcagaggtttggcgatttttgaaaaatcctttataaacctcctatagaatcctgcatgccccagaaagcttctgattgccttaacattggcaggtggtggtaattcaattacctctaccttagcttgatccacctctatccccttgttcgagattttgtgcccaaggacaattccttcagtcaccataaagtgacacttctcccagtttaaaaccaggttagtctcttggcatctctttagaacaagtgctaaatggttaaggcaggagctgaatgagtctccaaatactgaaaagtcatccatgaagacttccaggaatttttccaccatatcagagaaaattgagagcatgcacctctgaaaagttgcaggtgcattgcacaggccaaatggcatccttctgtatgcaaatacttcaGATGGGtaggtgaatgccgttttctcctgatcttggggatctactgcaatttgattataacctgaatatccatccaggaagcagtagtattcatgacctgctagtctttctagcatttggtctatgaatggtaaaggaaaatgatcctttctggtggctgtattgagccttctataatcaatacacatacgccaccctgtaactgttcttgtaggaaccagttcatttttttcattgtgaaccactgtcatgcctccctttttaaggacgacttggacagggcttacccaggggctgtcagaaataggataaataatcccagcctctagtaatttagtgacctccttttgcaccacttccttcatggctgggttcagccgcctttgtggttggaccacaggcttggcgtcaccctccaataggatcttgtgcatgcatctggctggactaatgcccttaagatcactgatggaccacccaagagctgtcttgtgtgtccttagcacttgaattagtgcttcctcttcctgtggctctaaggtagagcttataattacaggaaaggtatcaccttctcccagaaatgcatatttcagggatggtggtaatggtttgagttcaggttttggaggtttctcctcttcttgagggattttcagaggttctattattttctctgattcctccaaatcaggctgaacatctttaaagatgtcctctagctctgattcgagactctcagccatattgacctctcttaccagagagtcaataatatcaacactcatgcagtcatttggggtgtctggatgttgcatggctttgacaacattcaacttaaactcctccccattgactctcaaggttacttcccctttttggacatcaatgagggttcgtctagttgctaggaaaggtcttcctagaatgagagttgcactcttgtgctcctccatttccagcaccacaaagtcagtaggaaaggcaaatggcccaaccttgacaatcatgtcttcaatcacgcctgatgggtgtttaatggagccatcagcaagttgaagacatatcctggttggtttgatttcttcagtcaaaccaagctttctgatagtagatgcaggtattaggttgatacttgccccaagatcacataaagcttgcttggtacaagtaccctctaatgtgcatggtatcataaagctcccgggatctttaagcttctcaggtaagcttttcagaatgactgcactgcattcttcagtgaggtaaactttttcagtctctctccaatccttcttatgacttaagatctctttcatgaacttagcataagagggtatttgctcaagtgcttctgcaaacgggatctttatttcaagagtcctgagatagtctgcaaagcgggcaaactgcttatcctgttccgcttggcagagtttttgaggataaggcattttggctttgtattcctcaaccttagttgctgcaggtctgttgcctgtagaagtgggttgggaagcctttttagaagggttgctatcagcacttgtgtgtgacTGATTTCCCactagcgtttgaatgccagggatGGAAGCTGGAgtgcgttaaacgccacttccttatttgttactggcgtctgaatgccagaactatgctccccttgggcgttcaacgccggattcatgcttgtttctggcgttgaacgccaggaatgagcatggtctgggcgtttagcgccagcattattcctctctgggctctgattgtcctcagagggattttgagtagccatctgttcatttcttggcttcctgctgctttgaagtgaggtatttaatgttttcccacttcttaattgaactgcttggcattcttctgctatttgttttgatagttgcttttctgtttgccttaactgtacttccatatttctgttagccattcttgtttcctgtagtatttccttgaattcggctagctgctgagttagaaagtctaattgctgattgaattcattagcctgatctacaggactgagttcagcagttactgttttagcttcttctttcatggaagattcactgcttaggtacagatgctgatttctggcaactgtatcaataagctcttgagcttcttcaattgtttttctcatatgtatagatccaccagctgagtggtctagagaaatctgagctttttctgtaagcccatagtagaagatgtctaattgcacccactctgaaaacatttcagaggggcattttcttagcatctctctgtatctctcccaagcatcataaagggattcattatctccttgtttgaaaccttggatgcttagccttagctgtgtcacccgttttggagggaaatagtgattcaggaatttttctgacagctgtttccatgtttttatgctgttcttaggttggttatttaaccacctcttggcttgatctttcatagcaaatggaaacagtaataatctgtagacatcctgatccactttcttatcatgtactgtgtcagcaatttgcaaaaattgtgccaaaaattctgtaggttcttcatgtggaagaccggaatactggcaactttgctgcaccatgataatgagctgaggattcaactcaaagctactaactccaatggagggtatacagatactactcccatatgaagcagtagtggggttagcatatgaccccagagtcctcctggactgttcattcccacttaattccatgatggaataaaagagatgatatgtatgttgatattattttattttataaaaattaatttttataaaatagaataaaaatgaaacaaataaaagaaattgaaaatattttgaaattgaaatctgaatttttatataaaattttcgaaaaatgtagttcaaaattagttagaaagtatatatttttttgaattttgaattttatgatgaaagataaaaatatgcaaaagacacaagatttaaaatttttagatccaatgttccttattttcgaaaattttggaggaaaaacaccaaggaacaccaaacttaaaaattttaagatcaaaacacaagaaagactcaagaacaccttgaagattcacaagaacaccaagaacaaaagaaagaacaccaaacttaaaatttttagaaaaccaagacaaatttttgaaaattagagaaaaattaacaagaaaacaccaaacttagagtttggcacaagattcaataaaagaaaaattatttttgaaaaagattccaaagaagatacccaattatgaagaacaactactaaagctccagccaattgggcagtaacttcaatgttgattttaaaaatgtattatatttatggataaaaatataatttttgaaaattgatattttgaaaaaacacaagaaaaacaagaaaagactcaaagtaagaaaaactcaagatcaaacaggaaaaataaacaagaacaacttgaagatcaatgaagaacaaagaacacaagtttgaaaatttagagaaaaatataaaatatgcaatcaacaccaaacttagaacaagacactaaactcacgaaaaattaacaactaataaagaaaaataatatttttgaaaagaatttttttttgaaaagaaactatcctatcaggattTGATGACTCtatgacaataaaaataaattattcctaatctaagaaataaaataagccttcaattgttcaaactcaacaatccccggcaacggcgccaaaaacttggtgcacgaatttgcaatcacactctttgcaatccgcacaactgaccagcaagtgcactgggtcgtccaagtaataccttacgtgagtaagggtcgatcccacggagattattggtttgaagcaatctatgtttattttattaatcctagtcaggatgccaataagattaattggatttaatgataagaagtcaaagtatttggaataaggaattgttactttattaatggagaatatgttgaggagatgctttgtcctctgaatctcaacttttccttgaaatccttttcccacatgcaaggtcccttccatggcaagctctatgtagggtgtcaccgttgtcaatggctacttcccatcctctcagtgaaaacgttcctatgctctgtcacagcacggctaatcatctgtcggttctcaatcaggttggaatagaatccattgattcttttgcgtttgtcactaacgcccagccttcaggagtttgaagctcgtcacagtcattcaat contains:
- the LOC140173699 gene encoding uncharacterized protein — encoded protein: MEWKLKFPNAVVHRLTESGSDHDLLLMETEHQSWHSKRRFKYQECWCGEEDVKRIISEVWRMEVVGSAMFSLAQKLKVCRHRLVQWQKTHKANSQKEIEDLQAKLEELRVAGINRGEEVTSLEKKLELAYLKEESYWREKSRVKWLKEGYQNTRFFRQKFQSRMRRNRIWRLVGKGNEIASKPEDIAKIAEDYFCDIFTSSCSADLNPYLEDFEPKVTASMNRRLQRPVTMDEVKRATFSVHAQSAPGDDGFTAKFFHFFGI